From Oncorhynchus mykiss isolate Arlee chromosome 6, USDA_OmykA_1.1, whole genome shotgun sequence, the proteins below share one genomic window:
- the LOC110526420 gene encoding meiosis-specific nuclear structural protein 1 isoform X4: MKKIITFLPGKTYKSTRGLQQLHAMMASMSQWRNMKHSQQQRVISEFRRQEEQREDQTKRITKDRQMQANLMSEERLEKKRYLRKVQDELHESQIEDALIKAEEVRIYKEKQLQQEERMAQELARISYEKLRDEKMRQYIKENSVELRELEGQLKSAYLNRERAAQIAEKESMRYETVRQEADIARKMKSEHERASMEQEKQEHKRYEEVVQYQQELEQQLEEKEHKRQEAYEEFLKEKLMVDEIVRKIYEEDQMERQLRLEKITATQRYIEEFKSQQTEWRLMEREKMEAENRRILEFASYQQHKEKSRMEKVREREQAKEHLHQMLTEKIEMERQQRDEMERVREELCLEEQAEAARQKQIEDMEKRIRQRLELQQTCQEQIAFKEMRRQAEKVEEEAFRQMMMAKFAEDDRIEQMNAQKRRMKQLEHKRAVEKLLEDRRQQYLADKEREAEERAMEQERETLRRQIIEEERQSLLKLHATKLLGYLPKGIFREDDLEHFDEDFRSNFQKRQADIFDEEGWGDDE, translated from the exons ATGAAGAAGATTATTACATTTCTGCCTGGTAAAACATACAAATCAACGAGAGGCTTGCAACAGCTCCACGCAATGATG GCTTCAATGAGCCAGTGGCGCAACATGAAGCACAGTCAGCAGCAGAGGGTGATCTCGGAATTTCGACGGCAGGAGGAGCAACGAGAAGACCAGACAAAACGCATCACTAAGGACAGACAAATGCAAGCCAATCTAATGAGTGAGGAGAGACTTGAAAAGAAGCGATACCTACGCAAGGTGCAAGACGAGCTGCACGAAAGCCAAATTGAGGATGCTCTCATCAAG GCAGAGGAGGTGAGAATATACAAGGAAAAGCAACTGCAACAAGAGGAGAGAATGGCACAAGAACTGGCCCGCATCAGCTATGAAAAGCTTAGAGATGAAAAAATGAGGCAATATATAAAAGAGAACAG TGTTGAACTCCGTGAGTTGGAGGGGCAGCTCAAGTCTGCATACCTAAACCGGGAGAGGGCCGCACAGATTGCTGAAAAGGAGTCTATGAGATATGAGACAGTG CGTCAGGAGGCTGATATTGCTCGTAAGATGAAGAGCGAGCATGAGCGGGCCTCTATGGAGCAGGAGAAGCAAGAACATAAGCGCTACGAGGAGGTGGTGCAGTACCAGCAGGAGCTGGAACAGCAGCTGGAGGAGAAAGAGCACAAGAGACAGGAGGCTTATGAGGAGTTCCTCAAGGAGAAACTCATGGTTGACGAAATCGTCAGGAAGATCTATGAGGAGGATCAAAT GGAGAGGCAGTTAAGACTGGAAAAGATAACAGCCACTCAAAGGTACATAGAGGAGTTCAAGAGCCAGCAGACTGAGTGGAGACTGATGGAGCGGGAGAAGATGGAGGCTGAGAACAGACGCATCCTGGAATTTGCCAGTTACCAGCAGCATAAGGAAAAGAGCAGAATGGAGAAAGTCAGAGAACGAGAGCAGGCAAAAGAACATCTTCACCAGATG CTCACTGAGAAGATTGAAATGGAGAGGCAGCAGCGTGACGAGATGGAGCGTGTTCGTGAAGAGCTTTGTCTGGAGGAGCAAGCCGAGGCTGCAAGGCAGAAACAaatc GAAGATATGGAGAAGAGAATCAGACAGAGGCTGGAGTTGCAGCAGACCTGCCAAGAGCAAATAGCCTTCAAGGAAATGCGGAGGCAGGctgagaaggtggaggaggaggccttCAGGCAGATGATGATGGCCAAGTTTGCTGAGGACGACCGCATAGAGCAGATGAATGCCCAGAAACGTCGCATGAAGCAGCTTGAGCACAAGAGGGCTGTGGAGAAACTGCTGGAGGACAGGAGACAGCAGTACCTGGCTGacaag GAACGTGAGGCTGAAGAAAGAGCAATGGAACAGGAGAGGGAGACACTGCGTCGACAGATAATTGAGGAGGAAAGGCAAAGCCTTCTCAAACTCCATGCCACAAAACTTCTGGGCTATCTACCTAAG GGCATATTCCGGGAAGATGACCTTGAACACTTTGATGAGGACTTCagaagcaatttccaaaagcgACAGGCTGACATCTTTGATGAAGAGGGCTGGGGAGATGATGAATAA